The following proteins are co-located in the Macadamia integrifolia cultivar HAES 741 chromosome 3, SCU_Mint_v3, whole genome shotgun sequence genome:
- the LOC122072975 gene encoding protein BRANCHLESS TRICHOME-like, translated as MDEMMASALIRNPDAEEEDELSNQTITTPTTLPSWKLYENPFFNSQQQQQQQQQQQQQQQQQLQIPRRGRRHRLPLPLSARKIAASLWDLSFFRSIMDSELEIVRTQIVELRSELQFEREARKKVESMNKKLAKELSEERKGREAVERVCDVLAKEIASDKAEIDRMRKEMEEERKMLRMAEVLREERIQMKLTEAKMLFEERLSELELDFTKPKGFQFQFHSPSPMDKTKAEEDSKKTCNEVATSKTSSGHGSRTCNSKNSNLTSPYFDNGGGGRSIMNQNQNQRRASAEAENPHIKRGIKGFVEFPRVVRAIGPRGRHSSSKLECQKAQLRLLLRHRSPIRSHNLIMS; from the coding sequence ATGGATGAGATGATGGCTTCGGCGTTGATAAGAAACCCAGATGCAGAGGAGGAAGACGAATTGAGCAACCAGACCATCACTACTCCCACAACTTTACCAAGCTGGAAGCTTTACGAAAACCCATTCTTTAAttctcaacaacaacaacaacaacaacagcaacagcagcagcagcagcagcagcagcttcAGATACCTCGAAGAGGGCGTCGCCATCGTCTCCCATTACCTCTCTCTGCTCGTAAAATCGCTGCTTCTTTGTGGGATCTCAGCTTCTTCAGATCCATAATGGATTCCGAGCTCGAAATTGTCAGGACCCAGATCGTAGAATTGAGGTCAGAGCTTCAGTTTGAACGCGAGGCTCGTAAGAAGGTAGAATCCATGAATAAGAAACTGGCCAAAGAGCTTTCGGAAGAGAGGAAAGGGAGAGAAGCTGTAGAACGAGTTTGTGACGTACTAGCCAAGGAGATCGCATCGGATAAAGCAGAGATAGATCGGATGAGGAAAGAAATGGAGGAGGAAAGGAAGATGCTGAGGATGGCTGAGGTACTAAGGGAAGAGAGGATCCAGATGAAGCTAACGGAAGCCAAGATGTTGTTTGAGGAGAGACTGTCGGAATTGGAATTGGACTTCACCAAACCAAAggggtttcagtttcagtttcactCTCCATCTCCAATGGACAAGACAAAAGCAGAGGAGGATAGTAAGAAAACTTGTAACGAGGTCGCCACCAGCAAGACATCATCTGGGCATGGGAGTCGTACCTGTAAttccaaaaattcaaatttgacatCACCATATTTCGACAATGGAGGTGGTGGTCGATCCATCAtgaatcagaatcagaaccAGAGAAGAGCATCAGCGGAAGCAGAGAATCCCCACATAAAGAGAGGAATCAAAGGGTTTGTGGAGTTCCCGAGAGTGGTTCGAGCAATTGGACCCAGAGGGAGGCATTCAAGCTCCAAGTTGGAGTGTCAAAAAGCTCAACTTCGCCTTCTACTGAGACACAGAAGCCCTATCCGAAGCCATAATCTCATCATGAGTTGA